Genomic DNA from Bacteroidota bacterium:
CATGAAGTGTGAGCCTCGTGATATTCTCAACACTCGCGTGCTCTTCACGATAGTCGGGGGAGACATAGTGTATTCGTCTGTTTCAACGCCCTAACGCTTGAGCCATCGTTGGAAGAGAGTGTTGACCGGCAGAAGGTAGACCGCAAGAATTTCGTTCTCAATTTTTCTGAGGGAGCATTATTCGCAGCTTCCGGCTCGTTGATGTCGCCGCAGACTGTGTTGCCGGTGATTGTGGCGATGCTCGGTGGAAGCAACATCACAATCGGCGCATTGAGTGTGATTGTTTGGGTGGGATTGTTTCTTCCGCAGATTTTCGCTGCGCGCTATGTTGAAACTCTCCCTTGGAAAAAGCCGTGGGCGATCAAATTCGGTATTGCCCAACGCGTGACGGTGCTCTGCATCGGGGTGGGATTGCTGCTCTTCGGCGCCGACCAGCCGGCACTCGCGTTGGTGGTGTTTTTTGTGTTCTACTCACTGTGTCAGATTCTGCTGGGGGTAACGACGCCCGGCTGGTTTGACATGTTTGCGAAGATGGTTCCGACGCGCAAACGCGGCCGCCTTGTCGGGATCCGAAGTTCATTGGGGGGAATCGGGGCCTTCTGTTGCGGCCTCATTTTGACCTGGCTTCTCGCCCGTTTTCCATTCCCCCTGGGATTTGCCTTTGCGTTCTTTCTTGCGTTCGGATTGCAGTCGGCATCTATACTTGTTCAGATGGCGTTGGTCGAAACCGAGCCGAGCCCGACTTCTGAGCGCCAACCGCTTGCGGTATATTTGCGGGATCTTCCGCGTGTGCTTCGCGAGAACGCGGCATTCAAGCACTTTCTTGTTGCATCCATGTTTCAGATTGTTGCGTCGATGCCGGTCGGCTTTTATGCCGTGTATGCAATGTCCAGGTTCGACCTGAACAAGGAAGTTGTCGGCACGTTCACCCTGGCAATCGTTGGTGTTCAGGTGGCGACTTCCCTTCTTATAGGGTATCTATCCGACAAGCGGGGAAACAAACTTACATTGGTACTAGCCGCTGTCGCGTTGTTGTGCGCAAATGTCATGGCTCTGTTCGCTCCGTCAGCGGACTGGTTTTTCCTCGTGTTCTTGTTTCTCGGTATCAATCTCGGAACCGAGTTACTTGCCCGATACAACATAGCGGTGGAATACAGTCCCTTGCACCAGCGTTCACGATATGTCGGGTTGATGAACACCATCCTGGCTCCATTCTACATTGTCGGGTTGCTGGGAGGAACGATAAGTGAAGTGTTCGGGTACTCTGCATTGTTTGCCGTAGGGATTATTGCTTCGATTGCAGGAGTGGCTATGACGATGTTTCGTGTGCAGGATCCAAGGAAAATGTTTTCTGAGTCGCACACAGCCGCAAGTATATAAGATTTCATTTCAATAAGTCATCACGCACACATAGGGGGGTATGTATGCAGGAACATGAAAAGGTTGTTCACGTTCGTTTCGTGCCGAACCGCGGCAGCCTTGAAACAGGATCAGGACACAGAATACGCACACTGACCGAACGGGAGATCTGCGAATGGCTGACGGAAAGGGGGGTAGCGCACAAACATGCAAGCGACGTCTTCATCATCAAATCCACATCAAACGGATCGCCTTCGTTGTTTGTACCGGATATTGTGTTGACGAAAACGAAGAGTCGTGATGGAAAGACGATTATCATCGAAACGCTCCACAGCTTTTCACCGAAGCGGGGTGGATTAAGAACCTTCACGACCTTCTGTAAGCAATATCGGGACGAGTATTTCTCCATTCTCGTCGCAAAGAAATCCACTCTCGAATCCATTCCGAAAGGAGTATGTAATGCCCGGGTGGAGTTGGAGAATCTGGCCAGCCTGGCAAAGAGATTCGGCATAGGAGTTCACGAATCCTGATTCGGTCGTAAGACTCCAAGTGGTCGTTGCATCTCAAGGCTCACGGATTTATATTGAGTCCACGATATGCACCATACTGCTGCCACATCTTCGCCAACTAATCAGCGTTGGACTGTTCTTTCTCTGGTTGAATGGTCTACGAACCATCTTATCGAGCACGGATTCGACGAAGCACGATTGCATGCTGAATTGCTTCTTGCTCATGTGCTTGAATGTACCCGCCTTCAGTTGTACATGAATTTCGATCGCCCGCTCACGGCGGACGAACTTTGCATGTACCGATCGCTGTTCAAACGCCGCCTCACGCACGAACCGTTGCAGTACATTACCGGTGAAACGGAGTTCATGGGCCTGCCGATCTCCGTCAATTCCAATGTGCTCATCCCTCGTCCTGAAACAGAGCAACTCGTTGAACACGCCATCAGCATTGTTAATGTGATGGAAAAGGAGAGTGTTGATGTCTTGGACATCGGAACCGGTTCAGGTAATATTGCCATCGCTCTTGCAAAGCTCACTTCCAAAGCCCGGGTTACCTCCCTTGAGGTAAGCGCTGCAGCATTGAGCCTGGCGCAACAAAATATCGAACGCAATGCGGTCAAGAATGTCTCGCTTCTGCTCGGAGATGTCTTCGCGGAATTTCTGCCCGATCGAATATTCGATGTAATGGTTTCGAATCCTCCTTATATATCTGTGACGGAACACGGTACGCTTGATCCCGAAGTCCGGGATTTCGAGCCGCGTCTTGCGACAACCGACGGCGCCGACGGCTATCGTTTCATCCGTCGAATCTGCGATGTTGCGTTTCGCAAGCTGCATGAGGGAGGCTCATTGCTCATGGAGATTGCCCATAATCAGTCTGGGCAGGCGATAACGATTGCAGAAATGGCGGGGTTTGCAAATGCTCGCGTTCTTGCCGACTATTCAGGACATTCGCGGATTATTGTTGTCGAGAAATAGATGAGAGCTGTCATTCAGCGGGTAAGCGAAGCCAGCGTGACTATTGATGGAACAGTTCACGCAAGCATCAAAAAGGGCTTCGTGATACTGCTTGGAATTCGGACAGGCGACACAAGAGACGCCGCTGTTTTTCTTGCTGATAGATGTTCGTCGCTTCGTGTGTTCGAGGATGGAAACGGAAAGATGAATCTCGACCTGAACGATGTCGGCGGAAGCGTCATCGTGGTTTCCCAATTCACGCTGTACGGCAATGTGCAAAAAGGGAACCGCCCCAGCTTCATCGAAGCAGCCCGTCCGGAAGAGGCGGAGCCGCTGTATGATTGTTTTGTTGAGAGGATGAAGACGTTGCTCTGCAACGATCGTGTTGCTACGGGGATATTCCGTGCAATGATGGAAGTGAAGATTGTGAATGATGGTCCGGTAACGATTCTGATGGAAAGCAAGTAGTTCATGGGCGTTCTCATGCTCTTTCTTGATGGGGTGGGGATTGGTACAGCGGATGCGTCGGTTAATCCTTTCTTTCAAGCAGAGCTTCCTTCACTTCGCTCGCTGTTCGGCGGCGAACTGCCCGGCTTGAATCGCCCGTTTCTGCAAAACGGCACAGCCTCACTCATCCCTCTTGATCCCAACCTCGGAATTGAAGGGCTTCCACAAAGCGGAACGGGACAAACCGCTCTATTCACGGGAGTCAACGCCCCGCAGTTGATAGGGAAGCATTTTGGCCCGTATCCCTACTCAACATTGCGTCCGGTTGTGCGGGAGAGGAACATCTTTCGTCAACTGATTAATGCCGGTAAGAAGGGGTATTTCGCCAACGCCTATCCGCAACGCTTCTTCGATTACTTCAAGGACAAGCAAACACGTCTCACCGTCACAACCCTCTCGTGCAACTATTGTGACATGCCGCTTCATCAGGTTACGGAACTCGAGAAGGGCGTCGCCGTTTCTGCCGACATTACGAACGCCGGATGGCCGCGCATGGGGTATTCTCACATTCTACCCATCGAACCTGCCGAGGCCGGACGGAGACTTGTGCGCCTTACCGCCGAGTTTGATTTCGTGCTGTTTGAGTATTGGAGAACCGACAAGGCGGGACATTCGGAAAAAATTAGTGAGGCCGTCGACTCGCTTGAAGTCTTCGACGGAATGTTAGGCGGTATTCTTCAATCAATTGATGCAACAAGAACGTTGCTGCTCATTACAAGCGACCACGGCAATATCGAGGATATGTCAACGAAGGTGCATACGCGCAATCCTGTCCCGGCAATACTGTTCGGCTTCCGTCAGCACGAGGTAGCGCAAACATTGCGGGAAAGACCCGATCTTACAGGCGTCACGCCGGCGCTTATGGAACATCTTGTTTCTTAAGGGGGAATGATATCTTGTAAATAGTTCCACCTGTTCTTGGCCAAATGAAGAAGCGGACGATTCGTACAACTCCTGCTCTCATCGTTGCGTTACTCTTCGCAATCGGAATCCTCCTCGGCAAAGCCGGCGGCTTGCCCTTCGCGTTTCTTTTTGTACTCTCTTTGTTCTTCCTCAACGCTGCGGTCTTTCAGTTTCTCATTGGGAGGGACGGACACCCCCTCTTTTCGTTCACTCTTGGATTCCTTGTTATTTGCTCGGGCGCTGCCAAAGTACAGCTCGATTTCCAATCCACACCCTCCCCGATACAATCAAACAGGGTAGTTGAAGTTGTCGGGAGAATTGTTGAGCCGCCATCACAACTCGACAACAAAACGCGATTCACCTTCCAGGCAATATCGTATGCGGATTCGTCCGTCACCCGCGCTATGGATTCACAGATTCTTGTTACCGTTGTGCGGCGCAAGAAGGATACGCTTGATGTTCCGTTCCGGTATGGTGCCACGATGGAGTTGAAGGGGCAACTCGCCCGCCCCTCACCACAACGGAATCCCGGAGAATTTGATGCCCGAAAGTACTATGACGCACAGGGCATCGCCTTCGTGATGAGAGTTCGCGGATATGAAAACGTTGCGATTCTTGACTCATCATCAACACGGAATGTATTCGAGTGGTTGATGCAGCATGCGGTCATTCCCGTCCGCCACTACATGATCTTGCTCTTTGACAACATCGTGGGAGGTGAGGAGGCTGAGTTGCTGAAAGGAATCTTTGTTGGAGATCGAAGCGGAATTTCCTATTCAACGCGTAATGCGTTTGCAAACTCCGGCATTTCGCATCTTCTGGCCGTTTCAGGGGCTCACGTAGTTATTGTGTGGGGAGTCGTCACGATGGTGTTGACGCTGGTTCGCCTTCCGAGGCAAATGGTGATTGTTGGAGCGCTTATCGCAGTTGCGTTCTATATGCTCCTGACAGGCAGCAATCCGCCGATTGTTCGGGCGACGATTATGGGCGGGATCTTCCAGGGGGCGAGACTGCTGGGAGTGAAATCGGACGGACTCAACTCGCTGGGCTTTGCTGCTTTGCTCATTCTCGGATATGATGCCCGCCAAATCTATGATGTGGGATTTCAACTTTCCTTCGCAGCGGTGTTTTCACTGGTCTATCTCTTTCCGATTGCCAAGGATATTCTTCCGACAATCAAGCCGTCAGTGTGGTGCGGAAAGATTGTTACGCGTTCAATCGAGTTATCGATGGTAACATTTGTTGCGACAGTCGGCACATTCCCTTTGATGGCCGTGTACTTTGGCAAGGTGTCGGTCGTCGGGCTTCTCACGAACATTGCTGTTGTACCGGCAGTAGCCGGAAGCATCACTTTGGGATTTCTGTCTGCACTTTTCGGGTGGCTCAGTCCGTTTGTTGCAGAGACTTTTGCCCAGCCGAATGTACTGCTTCTGCGCTTTGTGTTGTGGACGGCCGAATTTTCCGGCAGCTTGCCGTGGGCATACATCAATACCCTGCAGTTCAGGCCGATTCACACGCTCCCCTTTTACGCGATGCTCGGCGTTCTTTTCCATCTGCACGCAATTGGCTACGCGAAGAAATTCGTGATTGGGTTCGTGGCATCCCTCAACTTGCTTCTGATAGTTCCCGTCTCAACATTCGACAGGCCGCTCGAAGAGCATCTCCGCGTGAGCTTTATCGATGTCGGGCAAGGCGATGCCGCGCTGATCGAGTTTCCGGGCGGCGAAACGATGTTGATTGATGCGGGCCCGAAAAGTGAGGAGTATGATGCGGGCGAGCGAGTTGTTGCGCCGTTTCTTAGGCGGAGAGGCATTTCTTCGATTGACTATCTTGTTGCCTCGCATCCCCATGCCGATCATATTGGCGGATTCAAATACATTTTCGACCGGTTCGAGGTAAAGGAAGTAATCGAAAGCGGCCAACCTGCACGGGATCCAATCTACATTGAGTATGCCGAAGCTGTAAGAAACGAGGGATGCAATGTGAACATAGCAAGGACACTCGATTCATCTATCCACATCGGAGAGGCGAAGGTGTACCTGCTGTATCCGACAACAACATTCATCGATACCGACACGACACGCCGTCATCCCAATCTCAATAACACATCGGTTGTTTTCAAGTTGTGTTTTGGTGAGATATCGTTTTTGTTCACAGGCGACGCGGAGATGGACGCTGAACTCGAAATGACAGACATTCATGGAGAGTTCCTCCAATCCACACTTCTCAAAGCAGGGCATCATGGCAGCAAAACCAGCAGCACGCAGGAATTTCTCGACTATGTGAAACCGGCGTTTGCCGTGATTTCTGCGGGTGTGAACAACAAGTTCAATCATCCGTCTGAAGAAGTTGTAGGGCGTCTGCGAGCAATGAATGTTGAAATACTCCGCACCGACGAGGAAGGGGCAATTCTGTTTGAAACGAACGGAAAGGAATTGTATCGAGTTGATTGGCGTTGACGCGTGCTTCTATAACGCCGATCACGCGCTCAACCCCGTTGCTTGCATCTCCCCATAGTCTTGGTTATTATTTTCTACATCCTCCACATCAGCTTTGGAAAGAACATGTCTTCATCATTAGAAAATAAGAAACGTGCGTGGAACGAAAAGCGAGTCAAACCCGTTGTTGACAGGTTCGGCGAACGGCGTAAGCAGTTTACAACAGATTCGGGAATTCCGATTGAGCGCTTGTACATTCCTACGGGTGAAGATCACCATGACACGATAGGTTTTCCCGGCGAATATCCGTTTACAAGAGGCGTCTACCCGACAATGTATCGCGGGAAATTCTGGACGATGCGTCAGTACGCCGGATTTGGCACGCCGGAAGAATCCAACAAACGCTATCGATTTCTTCTCGGTCAGGGAACAACCGGACTTTCCGTTGCCTTCGATCTGCCTACACAAATCGGGTACGACTCCGACCACAAACTTGCGGAAGGCGAAGTCGGGAAAGTCGGTGTTGCTATTGATACCCTCGCGGATATGGAAGTAGCGTTCGACGGTATCCCTCTGGACAAAGTTACAACCTCCATGACGATTAATGCGACGGCGGGCGTTTTGTTGTGCATGTACGTTGCATTGGCAAAAAAACAAGGAGTGGATCTCAAGAAAATCTCCGGCACGATCCAGAATGATATTCTGAAGGAATACATTTCACGCGGCACGTACATCTACCCGCCCGTTCCGTCGATGCGCCTTGTGACGGATATTTTTCAGTGGTGCAGCGAACACGTCCCGAAGTGGAACACAATTTCCATCAGCGGATATCACATCCGTGAAGCGGGGGCGACAGCCGTTCAAGAAGTAGCGTTCACGCTTGCGAACGGCATCGCATACGTTCAAGCCGCCGTCGATGCGGGACTCGACATCGATACCTTCGGCTCGAAGTTGTCGTTCTTCTTTAACGCTCACAACAACTTCTTTGAGGAGATTGCGAAGTTCCGTGCAGCACGCAGGCTTTGGGCCCGCATTATGAAGGAACGATTCGGAGCAAAGAATGATGAGACTCTCAAACTCCGCTTTCATGCACAAACGGGCGGCGCGACGCTGACTGCCCAGCAAATCGACAACAACGTTGTCAGGGTAACTATGCAGGCGCTTGCCGCCGTGCTTGGCGGTTGCCAGTCGTTACACACCAACGGAAGGGACGAAGCTCTTGCGCTACCGACACAACAATCGGCGGCCCTCGCGCTGCGCACACAGCAGATAATAGCACACGAGTCCGGCGTTGCAGATACTATTGACCCGATCGGAGGATCCTATTTTGTCGAATCGTTCACCAATGATATCGAAGCGAAGGCGAAGGAACTTATCGATAAGATTGATGCATTGGGCGGAGCTGTGTCGGCAATAGAGCAGAAATTCTTCCAGCAGGCAATTGCGGAAAGTGCATACCGGTATCAGCTTGCAATTGAGCAGAAGGAAAAAATCATTGTCGGCGTGAATGAATTTGTTTCCAACGATGAGAGTGATGTTGACATTCTGAGAATAGGAGATTCTGCAACGAAACGTCAGCTTGAGCGGCTTCAGGAGATACGTTCCCGGAGAAACAACGACGACGTTCGCCGCATGCTGAATGCCTTGCGAGCCGCAGCAGAAGGGACAGAGAATCTTATTCCCTATATCCTTTCCTGTGTTGAGGTGTATGCCTCGATAGGCGAAATATCGGATGTTCTCAGACAAACGTGGGGGGAATACGCTGAATGACGGGGGTGGCCACTTAAACAATTCTCACAATGGAGGTGAGAAGATGACATTGACCAAAGCAAAAATCAAATCGCTGAAGCATCTTGCCGACAAGAAACATCGTGACAGCGAAAGGAAGTTCCTTGTAGAGGGCATCAGGTTTGTGCAGGAAGCGGCAAGTTCTGATTTTCCCATCATCGAAGCGTTCTATACCGAAGAAGTGGAGAAGGATGCAAGTGGCAGAATTGCTCTTCAGGCATTGAAGAAGAAATGCCGCGATGTTCACAAAGTGGCTCCGAGAGAGCTTGACGCGATATCTGATACCGTGAATGCCCAGGGTATTGTGGCGGTTCTGCAGCAACGGGAATTCCCCGCCGAGTCGTTGTTGCATTGCCCGGATGGCCAATGCACCATTGTTGCTTTCGACGGCGTATCCGACCCCGGGAACGTCGGTTCAATGGTGAGAACGTGCGATTGGTTTGGAGTAGATGGGATTTTGATCGGACGGAACTCCGTCGAGCTCTACAATCCGAAAGTTCTGCGCGCAACAATGGGCGGCGTCTTCCATCTGCCCATTGTTGAAGAGGTGGATCTCCTCTCAATCCTTTCACAGGCGAAAGACTTGGGGTACCGCATCTATGTCACGGATCCGAGCGGCGAGACACATTTCGATCATGTTACCTACGAAAGCAAGTCGATCATCGTATTCGGTAATGAAGCATGGGGTGTTTCCGATCAGGTGAGGCAATTAGCCGATGCCCGGCTCGTAATTCGGAGATACGGGGCCGGCGAATCGCTCAATGTCAGTGTGGCGTGCGGAATCGTCCTTTCCGCCTTGCATCGCTTGTATGACTGACGGTTTCTGTTGTCCGAATCGATTCCGATCGATTTCCATTCAGCAGAAAGTCCGGTTCCGGATGGAGCCGGACTTCCGTACTCGTATAGCGTGATGTTCAGCAACACTGATTCGAGCGGGCATCTTTTCGTTGCTAATCAGGCGCGCTTTCTGTAAATTTGTTCGGTTTTTTACTTCCTCAACAGTCATATCGGAGAAATCAATTGGGTGTACTCGTTGTTGGTTCCGTTGCATTGGATTCCATAGAAACGCCGTTCGGTTCGGCGAAAAATGCTCTCGGTGGCTCTGCAACATATATTGCCGCCGCAACCAAGTTGCTTCTGCACCCATCGGCTTGTGGGAGTAGTAGGAGGAGATTTCCCAAAATCAGGGATGGAATTCCTCGAATCGCGTGGCATCGACCTTGACGGTCTCGAAGTAGTGAAGGACGGGAAGACATTTCATTGGGCGGGAAAGTATCACTACGACCTCAACAACCGTGACACGCTTGCAACGGATTTGAATGTGTTCGAAAAGTTCAATCCGAAGATTCCGGAGAAGTACAAGAAGAGCAAGTATGTCTGTCTCGGGAATATCGATCCCGTGTTGCAGCGGCGTGTGCTGGAGCAGATTGACAAACCCCGTCTGGTTATTTGCGACACAATGAATTTCTGGATTGAGGGGAAGAATGCCGAGCTGAAGAAGACTCTTGAACTGATCGATGTGATCGTGTTGAACGATTCGGAAGCACGTTTGCTTTCGAGAGAACCCAATCTCATCAAGGCGGCACGCGTCATTCGGGCAATGGGCCCCAAAATCGTGATCATCAAGAAAGGTGAACATGGCGCAATGCTGATAACGGAACAAACAATCTTCACGGCGCCGGCGTATCCGATGGAAAATATCTTTGATCCGACGGGAGCAGGCGATACATTTGCGGGAGGATTTGTCGGATGGCTGGGCAAGACAGATGATTTTTCGGAAGAGAATTTGAAGCGCGCCGTCATTTACGGCAGCGCAATGGCATCATTCTGTGTTGAGAAGTTCAGTGTTGAAGGCCTCACAGATCTGACATACCTCCAAGTTCAGGACCGGTTCCGGGCATTTCGCGAACTCTCCCGTTTTGATGGCGACTGACACATTTTATTCGGAGACCACACCATGGTATCGGTTGAGTGGCGCAATGGCGTTGTTCGCTTTATCGACCAGACAAGACTCCCTCATGAAGAAGTATATGTTGAAACATCAGACTATCGTGTCGTAGGGGAGGCGATCCGGAAGCTTCAGATTCGCGGGGCGCCTGCCATTGGAGTTGCTGCTGCATACGGACTGGTTCTCGTGGCGCATGCAAGTTCGCTCACGACAATGCAGGAG
This window encodes:
- a CDS encoding DNA internalization-related competence protein ComEC/Rec2 yields the protein MKKRTIRTTPALIVALLFAIGILLGKAGGLPFAFLFVLSLFFLNAAVFQFLIGRDGHPLFSFTLGFLVICSGAAKVQLDFQSTPSPIQSNRVVEVVGRIVEPPSQLDNKTRFTFQAISYADSSVTRAMDSQILVTVVRRKKDTLDVPFRYGATMELKGQLARPSPQRNPGEFDARKYYDAQGIAFVMRVRGYENVAILDSSSTRNVFEWLMQHAVIPVRHYMILLFDNIVGGEEAELLKGIFVGDRSGISYSTRNAFANSGISHLLAVSGAHVVIVWGVVTMVLTLVRLPRQMVIVGALIAVAFYMLLTGSNPPIVRATIMGGIFQGARLLGVKSDGLNSLGFAALLILGYDARQIYDVGFQLSFAAVFSLVYLFPIAKDILPTIKPSVWCGKIVTRSIELSMVTFVATVGTFPLMAVYFGKVSVVGLLTNIAVVPAVAGSITLGFLSALFGWLSPFVAETFAQPNVLLLRFVLWTAEFSGSLPWAYINTLQFRPIHTLPFYAMLGVLFHLHAIGYAKKFVIGFVASLNLLLIVPVSTFDRPLEEHLRVSFIDVGQGDAALIEFPGGETMLIDAGPKSEEYDAGERVVAPFLRRRGISSIDYLVASHPHADHIGGFKYIFDRFEVKEVIESGQPARDPIYIEYAEAVRNEGCNVNIARTLDSSIHIGEAKVYLLYPTTTFIDTDTTRRHPNLNNTSVVFKLCFGEISFLFTGDAEMDAELEMTDIHGEFLQSTLLKAGHHGSKTSSTQEFLDYVKPAFAVISAGVNNKFNHPSEEVVGRLRAMNVEILRTDEEGAILFETNGKELYRVDWR
- a CDS encoding MFS transporter; its protein translation is MEESVDRQKVDRKNFVLNFSEGALFAASGSLMSPQTVLPVIVAMLGGSNITIGALSVIVWVGLFLPQIFAARYVETLPWKKPWAIKFGIAQRVTVLCIGVGLLLFGADQPALALVVFFVFYSLCQILLGVTTPGWFDMFAKMVPTRKRGRLVGIRSSLGGIGAFCCGLILTWLLARFPFPLGFAFAFFLAFGLQSASILVQMALVETEPSPTSERQPLAVYLRDLPRVLRENAAFKHFLVASMFQIVASMPVGFYAVYAMSRFDLNKEVVGTFTLAIVGVQVATSLLIGYLSDKRGNKLTLVLAAVALLCANVMALFAPSADWFFLVFLFLGINLGTELLARYNIAVEYSPLHQRSRYVGLMNTILAPFYIVGLLGGTISEVFGYSALFAVGIIASIAGVAMTMFRVQDPRKMFSESHTAASI
- a CDS encoding alkaline phosphatase family protein, yielding MGVLMLFLDGVGIGTADASVNPFFQAELPSLRSLFGGELPGLNRPFLQNGTASLIPLDPNLGIEGLPQSGTGQTALFTGVNAPQLIGKHFGPYPYSTLRPVVRERNIFRQLINAGKKGYFANAYPQRFFDYFKDKQTRLTVTTLSCNYCDMPLHQVTELEKGVAVSADITNAGWPRMGYSHILPIEPAEAGRRLVRLTAEFDFVLFEYWRTDKAGHSEKISEAVDSLEVFDGMLGGILQSIDATRTLLLITSDHGNIEDMSTKVHTRNPVPAILFGFRQHEVAQTLRERPDLTGVTPALMEHLVS
- a CDS encoding RNA methyltransferase is translated as MTLTKAKIKSLKHLADKKHRDSERKFLVEGIRFVQEAASSDFPIIEAFYTEEVEKDASGRIALQALKKKCRDVHKVAPRELDAISDTVNAQGIVAVLQQREFPAESLLHCPDGQCTIVAFDGVSDPGNVGSMVRTCDWFGVDGILIGRNSVELYNPKVLRATMGGVFHLPIVEEVDLLSILSQAKDLGYRIYVTDPSGETHFDHVTYESKSIIVFGNEAWGVSDQVRQLADARLVIRRYGAGESLNVSVACGIVLSALHRLYD
- a CDS encoding methylmalonyl-CoA mutase family protein encodes the protein MSSSLENKKRAWNEKRVKPVVDRFGERRKQFTTDSGIPIERLYIPTGEDHHDTIGFPGEYPFTRGVYPTMYRGKFWTMRQYAGFGTPEESNKRYRFLLGQGTTGLSVAFDLPTQIGYDSDHKLAEGEVGKVGVAIDTLADMEVAFDGIPLDKVTTSMTINATAGVLLCMYVALAKKQGVDLKKISGTIQNDILKEYISRGTYIYPPVPSMRLVTDIFQWCSEHVPKWNTISISGYHIREAGATAVQEVAFTLANGIAYVQAAVDAGLDIDTFGSKLSFFFNAHNNFFEEIAKFRAARRLWARIMKERFGAKNDETLKLRFHAQTGGATLTAQQIDNNVVRVTMQALAAVLGGCQSLHTNGRDEALALPTQQSAALALRTQQIIAHESGVADTIDPIGGSYFVESFTNDIEAKAKELIDKIDALGGAVSAIEQKFFQQAIAESAYRYQLAIEQKEKIIVGVNEFVSNDESDVDILRIGDSATKRQLERLQEIRSRRNNDDVRRMLNALRAAAEGTENLIPYILSCVEVYASIGEISDVLRQTWGEYAE
- the dtd gene encoding D-tyrosyl-tRNA(Tyr) deacylase is translated as MRAVIQRVSEASVTIDGTVHASIKKGFVILLGIRTGDTRDAAVFLADRCSSLRVFEDGNGKMNLDLNDVGGSVIVVSQFTLYGNVQKGNRPSFIEAARPEEAEPLYDCFVERMKTLLCNDRVATGIFRAMMEVKIVNDGPVTILMESK
- the prmC gene encoding peptide chain release factor N(5)-glutamine methyltransferase, whose translation is MHHTAATSSPTNQRWTVLSLVEWSTNHLIEHGFDEARLHAELLLAHVLECTRLQLYMNFDRPLTADELCMYRSLFKRRLTHEPLQYITGETEFMGLPISVNSNVLIPRPETEQLVEHAISIVNVMEKESVDVLDIGTGSGNIAIALAKLTSKARVTSLEVSAAALSLAQQNIERNAVKNVSLLLGDVFAEFLPDRIFDVMVSNPPYISVTEHGTLDPEVRDFEPRLATTDGADGYRFIRRICDVAFRKLHEGGSLLMEIAHNQSGQAITIAEMAGFANARVLADYSGHSRIIVVEK